One window of Fodinicurvata sediminis DSM 21159 genomic DNA carries:
- a CDS encoding AI-2E family transporter has protein sequence MRNQKALLFWGGALLLTVVLIYYLSTILLPFVAGMAIAYFLDPFCDRLEERGCSRTLATTIVAIGFSLLVLLLLGLIVPTAVIQLSDFIARIPQYLSSLQEMVKVIGERLDGSFWEDMIQRARQASSESSGQLTEVLWSTLSGIWSGGMALINLLSLLFLTPVVSFFLLRDWDKLVQRIDSWLPRRQAPTIRQLAGEADDILAAWVRGVLMVCVILATFYSVSLSLVGLQSGLVVGMISGFLSFIPFVGALTGFVLSVGLALLQFDSLLPVFIVAAVYGIGQVAEGNFLTPMLVGDRVGLHPVLAIFAFLAGGALFGFTGVMLALPVAAVIGVLARHGLKRYLDSSLYRKLPQDSAESIEDRS, from the coding sequence GTGAGAAATCAGAAGGCCTTGTTGTTCTGGGGCGGCGCCCTTCTTCTCACTGTTGTCCTAATCTACTATCTCAGTACCATTCTGCTGCCGTTCGTGGCTGGAATGGCCATTGCCTATTTCCTGGATCCCTTTTGCGACCGCCTGGAAGAGCGGGGCTGTTCGCGCACGCTTGCAACCACCATTGTTGCCATAGGCTTTTCGCTGCTGGTGCTTCTGTTGCTGGGCTTGATTGTCCCGACAGCCGTAATTCAGCTTTCGGACTTCATTGCACGTATCCCCCAGTACCTCTCTAGCCTTCAGGAAATGGTCAAGGTTATAGGCGAACGCCTGGACGGCTCCTTCTGGGAGGACATGATCCAGCGTGCACGTCAGGCAAGCAGCGAATCGTCCGGTCAATTGACGGAAGTGCTCTGGTCCACACTCAGCGGGATCTGGTCCGGTGGCATGGCCTTGATCAATCTGCTTAGCCTGCTGTTCCTGACACCGGTTGTCTCATTCTTTCTGCTGCGGGACTGGGACAAGCTCGTCCAGCGTATCGACAGCTGGTTGCCGCGCAGGCAAGCACCGACCATACGTCAGCTTGCCGGAGAAGCGGACGATATCCTGGCGGCCTGGGTTCGCGGCGTACTGATGGTCTGCGTTATCCTTGCGACATTCTACTCGGTTTCACTGTCGCTGGTCGGTTTGCAGAGCGGCCTTGTGGTGGGAATGATATCGGGGTTCCTGTCATTCATCCCTTTTGTAGGGGCCTTGACCGGATTTGTTCTCTCAGTGGGTCTGGCGCTGTTGCAATTCGATAGTCTGCTTCCGGTATTCATTGTGGCAGCAGTTTACGGAATTGGTCAGGTGGCGGAAGGCAATTTCCTGACGCCCATGCTTGTCGGTGATCGTGTTGGCCTGCATCCGGTTTTGGCGATTTTCGCCTTTCTGGCCGGTGGGGCCTTGTTCGGTTTCACAGGTGTCATGTTGGCCTTGCCGGTTGCCGCTGTCATTGGTGTGCTCGCGCGCCATGGCCTGAAACGCTATCTAGACAGTTCGCTTTATCGGAAGTTGCCGCAGGACAGTGCCGAGTCCATAGAGGACAGATCATGA
- a CDS encoding CDP-alcohol phosphatidyltransferase family protein produces MDWRERLVWLPNLISLIRLFAVPVIVLLMLEEAYAPAFWLFVAAGASDALDGFIARRWRLMTRLGAYLDPLADKVLLVAIYVTLGFQEQVATWLVILVLSRDVLIMGGALLYHHLTHDLKVQPLFVSKLNTVAQILLVALIMAKLGLSLETGYIVENALVALVALTSFVSGGAYLVIWGRKAMGQEDLW; encoded by the coding sequence TTGGACTGGCGTGAACGGCTTGTCTGGCTGCCCAATCTCATTTCGCTGATCCGGCTTTTTGCAGTCCCGGTCATTGTCTTACTCATGCTTGAGGAAGCCTATGCTCCGGCTTTCTGGCTGTTTGTTGCAGCCGGGGCGTCCGATGCCCTAGACGGTTTCATAGCCAGGCGCTGGCGATTGATGACCCGCCTGGGTGCTTATCTGGACCCTCTGGCGGACAAGGTCTTGCTGGTCGCGATCTATGTTACGCTTGGCTTTCAGGAGCAGGTTGCGACCTGGCTTGTTATCCTGGTGCTTTCACGTGATGTCCTGATCATGGGCGGGGCCTTGTTGTATCATCACCTGACGCATGATCTGAAGGTGCAGCCCTTGTTTGTAAGCAAGCTCAATACCGTGGCCCAGATACTTCTGGTTGCGCTGATTATGGCCAAGCTGGGATTGTCACTGGAAACAGGTTATATCGTTGAGAATGCCCTGGTAGCGTTGGTTGCGCTTACAAGCTTCGTTTCTGGTGGCGCCTATCTCGTGATCTGGGGGCGCAAGGCCATGGGGCAGGAGGATTTGTGGTGA
- a CDS encoding DUF2066 domain-containing protein encodes MSFRSLTVALSAVLFMGIALVGQPKANDLYRVSGIDVDVEASNAVEAREAAIALGESRALSRLMDRLVPSSARNQVPSLGASEVSSLVEDLRVSDERTTSSRYIASLTVSFRPQAVRQLLREKRVPFAEQRSEAVVVLPVFERGQDVTLWRDDNPWLQAWADHRGRGLVPFSVPLGDASAMSMISAQDARSGDREALDRIAQANGTDGVLVAVARESGSLIQLNAQWYENGNARNVPVESVSRRDGEGLQQALGRAAEQISSAMNDIWKEENILRFDEQESLLAEVPVNSLEDWARVQRSLGSTSAVLEYDVERISRSQGVIRVVFFGGTEQLSQALARENLRLEPKNGQQIEGEEPAPTRGEAMRRFQQPQWRIVNNRGAANESVSFDAE; translated from the coding sequence ATGTCGTTTCGCTCTCTAACAGTCGCTCTGAGTGCTGTCCTTTTCATGGGGATTGCGCTTGTCGGTCAGCCCAAAGCCAATGATCTCTACAGGGTCAGTGGCATAGATGTTGACGTGGAAGCGTCAAATGCCGTTGAGGCCCGCGAAGCGGCCATCGCGTTGGGGGAAAGCCGTGCGCTTTCGCGGCTCATGGACCGATTGGTTCCCAGCTCCGCGCGCAATCAGGTGCCCTCGCTTGGTGCTTCCGAAGTATCGAGCCTTGTCGAGGACCTGAGGGTTTCCGACGAGAGGACAACAAGCAGTCGATACATTGCCAGTCTGACGGTTAGTTTTCGTCCCCAGGCTGTCCGGCAATTGCTTCGCGAGAAGCGGGTGCCTTTCGCCGAGCAGCGGAGTGAAGCGGTCGTCGTGCTTCCTGTCTTCGAGCGTGGACAGGATGTGACGCTTTGGCGTGACGACAATCCATGGCTACAGGCTTGGGCGGATCATAGGGGGCGAGGGCTTGTTCCCTTCAGTGTGCCGCTTGGAGATGCCTCGGCCATGTCAATGATTTCGGCACAGGATGCACGTTCCGGCGATCGTGAGGCCCTGGATAGGATTGCCCAGGCAAATGGAACGGATGGTGTGCTTGTTGCCGTAGCAAGGGAAAGCGGCTCGCTGATTCAATTGAATGCACAGTGGTACGAAAACGGGAATGCGCGAAATGTTCCCGTGGAGTCCGTTTCCCGGCGCGATGGTGAGGGGCTGCAACAGGCGCTTGGTCGTGCGGCTGAACAGATATCGTCTGCCATGAATGATATCTGGAAGGAAGAGAACATTCTCAGGTTTGACGAGCAGGAATCGCTGTTGGCTGAAGTCCCCGTGAACAGCCTCGAAGACTGGGCACGTGTGCAGCGTAGCCTGGGGTCGACTTCTGCGGTTCTGGAATATGATGTAGAGCGCATTTCCCGCAGTCAGGGTGTCATCCGCGTCGTCTTTTTCGGTGGTACGGAACAGCTTTCACAGGCCCTGGCACGCGAGAACCTGAGACTGGAACCCAAAAACGGACAGCAGATCGAAGGCGAGGAGCCCGCTCCAACGAGGGGTGAGGCGATGCGCCGTTTTCAGCAGCCGCAATGGCGGATCGTCAACAACCGAGGGGCTGCCAACGAGAGCGTTTCCTTTGACGCTGAGTGA
- the purM gene encoding phosphoribosylformylglycinamidine cyclo-ligase encodes MTGHSYKAAGVDIDAGKRLVDSIKPLADKTSRPGALGGLGGFGAVFDLKAAGFTDPLLVSTTDGVGTKLKVAIAAGKHDTIGIDLVAMCVNDLVVQGAEPLFFLDYYATGHLEPETGRQIVAGIAEGCHQAGCALVGGETAEMPGMYAEGDYDLAGFCVGGVERSGLITGDTVQDGDLLLGLSSSGFHSNGFSLVRKIVSDLGLNYADAAPFDTDRTLAEALLSPTRIYVQSCLAALSTGGVKAMAHITGGGLVENLPRVMPAGLAARIDTASWKRPAEFDWIARTGQVETTDLYRTFNCGIGMVLLADAGLADVVAEVARQKGEEVTTLGYVVPRGDGPAVVLD; translated from the coding sequence ATGACAGGGCATAGTTACAAGGCCGCCGGAGTGGATATTGACGCGGGCAAGAGGCTGGTGGATTCCATCAAGCCGCTTGCGGACAAAACGTCCAGGCCCGGCGCACTTGGCGGCCTTGGTGGCTTTGGCGCGGTCTTTGACCTGAAAGCCGCGGGCTTCACAGACCCCTTGCTGGTTTCCACAACAGATGGTGTCGGAACAAAGCTGAAAGTGGCAATTGCCGCAGGCAAACACGACACAATCGGCATCGACCTGGTCGCCATGTGTGTCAACGATCTGGTGGTACAGGGTGCCGAACCACTCTTCTTTCTGGACTATTACGCAACCGGCCATCTTGAGCCTGAAACAGGCCGGCAGATTGTTGCCGGAATTGCTGAGGGGTGCCATCAGGCAGGCTGCGCCCTGGTCGGGGGCGAAACGGCGGAAATGCCGGGTATGTATGCCGAGGGCGATTATGATCTCGCAGGGTTTTGCGTGGGAGGCGTGGAGCGATCCGGATTGATTACCGGGGACACCGTTCAGGACGGCGACCTTTTGCTGGGCCTCTCGTCCAGCGGGTTCCACTCGAATGGTTTTTCACTCGTCCGCAAAATTGTTTCCGACCTGGGGCTCAATTACGCTGACGCGGCACCGTTTGACACAGACAGGACACTCGCGGAAGCGCTCCTGTCCCCGACCCGGATCTATGTCCAGAGCTGTCTGGCCGCACTGTCCACCGGTGGCGTCAAGGCAATGGCTCATATCACAGGTGGTGGCCTGGTTGAGAACCTGCCACGGGTCATGCCGGCCGGGCTAGCAGCCAGAATAGATACCGCGTCCTGGAAACGGCCCGCGGAGTTCGACTGGATTGCTCGGACGGGTCAGGTCGAGACAACGGACCTCTATCGGACCTTTAACTGCGGTATTGGTATGGTCTTGCTGGCTGATGCTGGCTTGGCCGACGTTGTGGCTGAAGTGGCCCGCCAGAAGGGGGAAGAGGTGACCACACTTGGTTACGTCGTTCCACGAGGGGACGGCCCGGCCGTGGTGCTGGACTGA
- the purN gene encoding phosphoribosylglycinamide formyltransferase, with protein sequence MASALREPLRVAVMVSGRGSNLQALLNSADAPDSPASIGLVVSNVPNVQALERAKVAGIRTEVVPHRDFDSREAFEREMSDVLESASPDIICQAGFMRILTPWFIERWNGRLINIHPSLLPAFPGLKTHERALEAGVRVHGCTVHMVRSEVDSGPIIGQAAVPVLPNDDPDSLAERVLQAEHRLYPTCLKLIAEGKVQIGSDSVFLATDLCDERQVLLNPAAV encoded by the coding sequence ATGGCGAGCGCCCTCAGAGAGCCCCTGCGTGTTGCCGTTATGGTATCCGGGCGCGGCAGCAATTTGCAGGCCTTGCTGAATTCGGCGGACGCACCCGACTCCCCTGCCTCGATAGGGCTTGTGGTCTCGAATGTTCCCAACGTGCAGGCTCTGGAGCGCGCCAAGGTCGCCGGCATCAGGACCGAAGTTGTTCCTCACCGCGATTTCGACAGCCGCGAAGCCTTTGAGCGGGAAATGTCTGATGTTCTCGAAAGCGCATCACCGGATATAATTTGCCAGGCAGGTTTCATGCGTATCCTGACACCCTGGTTCATCGAACGTTGGAACGGACGGCTGATCAACATCCACCCCTCACTGCTGCCAGCCTTTCCGGGCCTCAAGACCCATGAGCGTGCCTTGGAGGCAGGTGTTCGGGTGCATGGCTGCACCGTTCATATGGTGCGGTCCGAAGTGGATAGCGGTCCCATCATCGGGCAGGCCGCCGTTCCGGTATTGCCCAATGACGATCCGGACAGCCTGGCAGAACGCGTGCTGCAGGCAGAACACAGGCTTTATCCGACTTGCCTGAAGCTGATTGCAGAGGGAAAGGTCCAAATTGGCTCAGACTCTGTATTCCTGGCCACCGATCTTTGCGATGAACGCCAGGTTCTGCTCAATCCGGCCGCAGTTTAG
- a CDS encoding aa3-type cytochrome c oxidase subunit IV, giving the protein MNEDRMLQDHKSTYSGFLKFATIGSSIVAIVLILMGLLLV; this is encoded by the coding sequence ATGAACGAAGACCGCATGCTGCAGGATCACAAGTCGACTTATTCAGGTTTCCTTAAATTTGCCACTATTGGATCTTCCATCGTGGCCATCGTGCTGATCCTGATGGGACTCTTGCTGGTATGA
- the ndk gene encoding nucleoside-diphosphate kinase, protein MAKERTLSIIKPDATQRNITGKIIDRLESAGLRVVAQKRIKLSKDQAEGFYAVHKERPFFNDLVSFMTSGSVVVQVLEGDDAIAKNREVMGATNPAEAAEGTIRADFAENIEANSVHGSDSPETAKQEISFFFKDEEIVG, encoded by the coding sequence ATGGCCAAGGAACGCACTCTTTCAATCATCAAGCCTGATGCAACCCAGCGCAACATCACCGGAAAGATCATCGACCGCCTGGAATCGGCGGGCCTGCGTGTGGTCGCGCAAAAGCGCATCAAGTTGAGCAAGGATCAGGCCGAGGGTTTCTATGCTGTGCACAAGGAACGCCCCTTCTTCAATGACCTCGTTTCCTTCATGACTTCTGGTTCTGTCGTTGTCCAGGTTCTGGAAGGTGACGATGCGATCGCAAAAAACCGGGAAGTCATGGGCGCAACCAACCCGGCCGAAGCGGCAGAGGGGACCATTCGCGCCGACTTTGCCGAGAATATCGAAGCAAATTCAGTTCATGGCTCCGACTCCCCGGAGACGGCCAAGCAGGAAATTTCCTTCTTCTTCAAGGACGAGGAAATTGTCGGTTAA
- a CDS encoding ABC-F family ATP-binding cassette domain-containing protein — translation MLQISNLEYHVEGRALFAKASVTLSEKWRVGIVGRNGTGKTTLFRLIDGSLSPDRGEIALAGQRRIGQVSQEAPGGETSLIDTVLQADRERTALMNEAESATDPMRIAEIHERLTTIRADSAPARASRILAGLGFDEEAQNRPCSSYSGGWRMRVALAALLFSEPELLLLDEPTNHLDLEATLWLENYLANYPGTLLLISHDRQLLNNIPDHILHLEGGKLTLYNGNYDTFARTRQERLEHEAAYNAKVIAQRKHIQAFVDRFRAKANKAKQAQSRLKMLERLQTVTTIVDDHKVSLNFPRPESLAPPIITLEQTEVGYPPNPPVLRNLNLRVDMDDRIALLGANGNGKSTLAKLLAGRLAPVAGNKHNSGKLRVGYFAQDQSEELDYNATPIENLRRLMPEAKPQAIRNHLGRFGFSGHHAETPVEKLSGGEKARLLFALISRENPHLLILDEPTNHLDIDARDALMEALNDFEGAIILVSHDAYLVETVAERLWLVQNGSVQSYQGDMEEYRQLLLEQRREERRRSQEEKVRAPTGPSRKEQRREAAQNRAALAELRKSAKAMERKLAKLSEQKQKLENEMADPALYTNDPERATLLQRQHSELEREISRLEEDWLKAQESLEAAG, via the coding sequence ATGCTCCAAATCAGCAATCTCGAGTATCACGTCGAAGGGCGCGCGCTCTTTGCGAAAGCCTCCGTCACGCTGTCCGAAAAGTGGCGCGTTGGAATCGTTGGACGAAACGGCACGGGCAAGACCACGCTGTTCCGCCTGATCGACGGCAGCCTGTCTCCCGACCGGGGCGAGATCGCGCTGGCCGGTCAAAGGCGAATTGGACAGGTCTCGCAGGAAGCTCCGGGTGGGGAAACGAGCCTGATCGACACGGTTCTGCAGGCGGACCGGGAACGAACGGCTCTCATGAATGAGGCCGAAAGTGCAACCGATCCCATGCGCATTGCTGAAATTCACGAACGCCTGACCACAATCCGGGCTGACAGTGCCCCAGCGCGCGCGAGCCGGATCCTGGCAGGTCTTGGCTTTGACGAAGAAGCCCAGAATCGGCCCTGCTCCAGTTACTCAGGCGGCTGGAGGATGCGTGTGGCCTTGGCGGCACTGCTTTTTTCCGAACCTGAGTTGCTATTGCTTGATGAGCCCACCAACCACCTGGACCTGGAAGCAACGCTCTGGCTCGAGAACTACCTGGCCAACTATCCGGGCACACTCTTGCTGATCAGCCATGACCGCCAGCTCCTCAACAACATTCCCGATCATATCCTTCATCTGGAAGGTGGAAAACTCACACTCTACAATGGCAATTATGACACCTTCGCGCGCACACGGCAGGAGAGGCTTGAGCATGAAGCCGCCTATAATGCGAAGGTCATCGCCCAGCGCAAACACATCCAAGCCTTCGTGGACCGCTTCAGGGCCAAGGCCAACAAGGCCAAGCAGGCCCAATCCCGTCTCAAGATGCTGGAGCGGCTCCAGACCGTCACCACGATCGTGGACGATCACAAGGTTTCCCTGAACTTTCCTCGGCCGGAATCTCTTGCTCCGCCCATCATCACGCTCGAGCAGACCGAGGTCGGCTATCCTCCGAATCCGCCTGTCCTGCGCAATCTCAACCTGCGTGTGGATATGGATGATCGCATTGCCTTGCTTGGGGCGAACGGCAACGGAAAATCAACCCTGGCCAAACTGCTGGCCGGGCGCCTTGCCCCGGTGGCTGGAAACAAGCACAACTCGGGCAAGCTGCGCGTGGGCTACTTTGCCCAGGATCAAAGCGAGGAACTGGACTACAACGCCACGCCCATCGAGAACCTTAGGCGCCTGATGCCGGAGGCCAAGCCCCAGGCCATCAGGAACCATCTGGGGCGCTTTGGCTTCTCTGGTCACCATGCGGAAACACCTGTTGAGAAACTGAGTGGGGGTGAGAAGGCACGCCTGCTCTTTGCCCTGATAAGCCGAGAGAATCCGCATCTGCTAATCCTGGACGAACCGACGAACCACCTGGACATCGACGCACGTGATGCCTTGATGGAAGCGCTCAATGACTTCGAAGGCGCAATCATCCTGGTCAGCCATGACGCCTATCTGGTGGAAACGGTCGCCGAACGGCTGTGGCTGGTTCAGAACGGCTCTGTTCAAAGTTATCAGGGTGATATGGAGGAATACCGACAACTCCTGCTGGAGCAACGGCGTGAGGAGCGACGCCGCTCACAGGAGGAAAAGGTCCGCGCCCCCACAGGTCCCTCACGCAAGGAACAACGCAGGGAAGCTGCGCAGAACCGGGCTGCACTGGCAGAGCTTCGCAAATCCGCCAAGGCCATGGAGCGCAAACTGGCCAAGCTGTCAGAGCAGAAACAGAAGCTGGAAAACGAAATGGCGGATCCGGCGCTCTACACAAACGATCCGGAACGCGCCACTCTGTTGCAAAGACAGCATTCGGAACTGGAGCGGGAAATTTCCCGCCTGGAGGAAGATTGGCTGAAGGCACAGGAAAGCCTGGAGGCGGCCGGCTAA
- a CDS encoding DNA polymerase III subunit chi: MAEVRFYHLTATSLESALPKLLEKTLERGKRAVVLARSEERVEALCSHLWSYSDRSFLPHGTRRDGFAEQQPIWLTDRDENPNGAQYLFLTDGAASERLDAFELCALLFDGRDAEALQAARAEWKRCKELPLEMTYWQQDEQGQWQKKQTS, from the coding sequence GTGGCCGAGGTTCGTTTCTATCACCTGACGGCGACGAGCCTCGAGTCCGCCTTGCCAAAACTTCTGGAAAAGACCCTGGAGCGTGGCAAGCGGGCGGTTGTCCTGGCGCGCTCGGAAGAACGGGTGGAAGCTCTCTGTTCACATCTGTGGAGCTACAGCGACCGCTCGTTCCTGCCGCATGGCACGCGCCGTGATGGTTTCGCAGAGCAGCAACCGATCTGGCTGACGGATCGCGATGAAAATCCGAATGGGGCCCAGTATCTGTTTCTAACTGATGGTGCGGCCAGTGAGCGACTGGACGCCTTTGAACTTTGCGCACTGCTTTTCGATGGCAGGGATGCAGAGGCCCTGCAGGCCGCACGCGCAGAATGGAAACGCTGCAAGGAGCTGCCCTTGGAGATGACCTACTGGCAGCAGGACGAGCAAGGGCAATGGCAGAAGAAGCAGACAAGCTGA
- a CDS encoding leucyl aminopeptidase: protein MKIGFSAPEVPGKGTVVVTVQEDGQFGEIGAELDRTSNGSLKRALEASKRFQGKKSEFLDVLAPQGLELDRIVLAGIGKPSENGELDWEALGGNLLFHLNQTGVTKATLMLESQSSGQISQEQLAARIGYGASLRSYRFDRYRTREKEDKKPTLETVTLALKEHKAAEKLYQDLEKTVPGVFLARDVISEPANIIYPESFVERARQLEKLGVKIEVLGEDEMRKRGMHALLGVGEGSQRESQLLVMTWQGAGTKNDDFPVAFVGKGVCFDTGGISIKPAASMEDMKWDMGGAGVVLGLMHVLASRKAKVNAVGVCGLVENMPDGRAQRPGDIVTSMSGQTIEIINTDAEGRLVLADALWYAQERFKPKTIIDLATLTGAILVALGKSQAGLFSNNEDLVASLEKAGEATSEAVWHMPMGEEFDQLINSDAADMKNTGNRWGGSITAAQFLKRFIQDGVSWAHLDIAGVTWSEKDKPTVPKGATAHGVRLLDRYVADTLED, encoded by the coding sequence ATGAAGATCGGTTTTTCAGCACCTGAGGTGCCCGGCAAGGGCACGGTTGTCGTGACCGTCCAGGAAGACGGGCAGTTCGGCGAGATCGGTGCAGAACTGGATCGAACGTCCAACGGAAGCCTTAAGCGTGCCTTGGAGGCAAGCAAACGTTTTCAAGGCAAGAAAAGCGAGTTTCTCGATGTCCTGGCTCCGCAAGGGCTTGAACTGGACCGGATCGTTCTCGCAGGCATTGGCAAGCCATCGGAAAATGGTGAGTTGGACTGGGAAGCACTTGGCGGAAACCTGCTGTTCCACCTGAACCAGACCGGAGTCACGAAGGCCACTCTGATGCTGGAATCACAGAGTTCTGGGCAGATCAGTCAGGAGCAGTTGGCAGCCCGTATCGGTTACGGCGCAAGCCTGCGCAGTTACCGTTTTGACCGCTACCGTACGCGGGAGAAGGAAGACAAGAAGCCGACACTGGAGACAGTGACCCTGGCTCTGAAAGAGCACAAGGCCGCTGAGAAGCTTTACCAGGATCTGGAGAAAACGGTTCCGGGCGTGTTCCTTGCGCGCGACGTCATATCCGAACCAGCCAACATCATCTATCCGGAAAGCTTTGTCGAAAGAGCGCGCCAACTTGAAAAGCTGGGCGTGAAGATCGAGGTCCTGGGCGAAGATGAAATGCGCAAACGGGGTATGCACGCCTTGTTGGGTGTTGGAGAGGGCTCGCAACGGGAATCTCAGCTTCTGGTCATGACCTGGCAGGGTGCCGGGACAAAGAATGATGATTTTCCGGTTGCCTTCGTCGGCAAGGGTGTCTGTTTCGATACAGGGGGCATTTCCATCAAGCCAGCGGCCAGCATGGAGGACATGAAGTGGGACATGGGCGGAGCCGGTGTTGTCCTTGGCCTCATGCATGTGCTCGCTTCCCGCAAGGCGAAGGTGAATGCTGTGGGTGTTTGCGGTTTGGTCGAGAACATGCCGGACGGGCGTGCCCAGCGGCCGGGTGATATCGTCACCTCCATGTCCGGGCAGACCATCGAGATCATCAACACGGACGCCGAGGGTCGCTTGGTCCTGGCGGATGCGCTCTGGTACGCGCAGGAACGCTTCAAGCCCAAAACGATTATCGACCTGGCAACCCTGACAGGCGCCATACTGGTGGCATTGGGCAAGTCTCAGGCGGGATTGTTTTCCAACAACGAGGATTTGGTGGCCAGCCTCGAGAAGGCAGGAGAAGCAACTTCGGAAGCTGTCTGGCACATGCCGATGGGCGAGGAATTCGACCAGCTCATCAACAGCGATGCCGCCGATATGAAGAACACCGGCAACCGATGGGGCGGTTCCATCACGGCGGCGCAGTTCCTGAAGCGGTTCATACAGGATGGAGTTTCCTGGGCACATCTGGACATTGCCGGTGTGACCTGGTCCGAGAAGGACAAGCCGACTGTCCCAAAGGGTGCGACAGCTCATGGTGTTCGCCTTCTGGATCGCTATGTGGCGGACACCCTGGAAGACTGA